A stretch of Candidatus Vicinibacter affinis DNA encodes these proteins:
- a CDS encoding T9SS type A sorting domain-containing protein has translation MVSKSHKTEDLTFNNLGIFILKLIASDTTNGCRCMVSLQDPCEVWDPLYEPAFVSIIELPQNPWHNYISRVMENTRHDHLVRTLCNPIVIPGGSNQRTSDKLADQFVMSISPNPVEGDDLVVDFESQNQNSITNISITDLNGKVLLITKLMGTRKVTINVASLNSGIYIIKALSNDQTLRTSKFIKL, from the coding sequence TTGGTTAGTAAAAGTCATAAGACTGAAGATTTAACATTCAATAATTTAGGAATATTTATTCTTAAGCTCATTGCTTCTGATACAACGAATGGATGTCGCTGTATGGTTAGCCTTCAAGATCCGTGTGAAGTATGGGATCCTTTATATGAACCTGCATTTGTTAGTATTATAGAATTACCTCAAAATCCTTGGCATAATTATATCAGTCGTGTTATGGAAAATACAAGACACGATCATTTAGTAAGAACACTTTGTAACCCTATAGTTATTCCTGGTGGATCCAATCAAAGAACCAGTGATAAATTGGCAGATCAATTTGTAATGTCTATTTCACCAAATCCTGTTGAGGGAGATGACTTAGTTGTTGATTTTGAATCACAAAATCAAAATTCTATTACTAACATAAGTATTACTGATTTAAATGGTAAAGTTCTATTGATTACAAAATTAATGGGAACCAGAAAAGTAACTATTAATGTTGCGTCTTTGAATTCGGGGATTTATATCATTAAAGCCTTAAGTAATGATCAAACACTAAGGACTAGCAAATTTATTAAGCTTTAA
- a CDS encoding gliding motility-associated C-terminal domain-containing protein has product MNFFGPENCDTSIQVSIKVLPIKETRQEISICYEDSVYVNGIWHKNDIVLQSNELGQNGCDSIHTISIKVYSESKGRKLWPVCPGDSIYLQGRLYFNDTILYSQYNDRYGCDSLHIDEIRVGGTDSVFLLHRLCRGDSLFINGQVYKDSGRLERRLISSRGCEDSLVIHQILIVEPTAKIQEQIKLCAGDSVRIAGKWYKNDTVFQISYLNAQGCDSLREWNIILIPTIPIRHDTLYFCNGDSILIEGQYHIASKKIDLYYNSYKGCDSTVVLSLIQYPADPPSLDQHLICYGDSILIAGNYISKDTIFEKNYNDQYGCDSTIQHWIILLPEIPVVEISNSICPGDSIFIDGSFYYDSIVLRKHFSSQITGCDSVVNYRISLLTAPEPFYTKIISCPGDTIRLDGKEYIFDASLSLRRSSPSGCDSLFHYEIRFLPEQDAGLPDVLELEEGQSIVLKPWIASNIRSIRWYPTQGLSCSSCGEPTLTVSSESVYYLETIDDAGCVHIDSVVILLRKIESQIHIPNAFSPNGDGVNDYWIPIGSHSSVQFHNIEVYDRWGGQIFNWSPNIKDELPIGWDGKFKDHPMTPGVYVYRISYSSFSNPIVEISGELTLIR; this is encoded by the coding sequence ATGAATTTTTTTGGACCTGAGAATTGTGATACCTCTATTCAAGTTTCTATTAAGGTTTTACCTATTAAGGAGACAAGACAAGAAATTTCAATTTGTTATGAAGATTCTGTTTATGTAAATGGTATTTGGCATAAAAATGATATTGTTTTGCAATCCAATGAATTAGGTCAAAATGGTTGCGATTCTATACATACAATATCTATAAAGGTTTACTCCGAATCTAAAGGTCGAAAGTTATGGCCTGTCTGTCCAGGAGATAGTATCTATTTGCAAGGTAGATTATATTTTAATGATACCATTCTTTATAGTCAATATAATGACAGGTATGGATGTGATTCTTTACATATTGATGAGATAAGAGTGGGAGGCACTGACTCAGTTTTCCTTTTACACAGACTATGTCGTGGTGACAGTTTATTTATAAATGGCCAAGTTTACAAAGATTCAGGAAGGTTGGAGCGAAGATTAATTTCTTCTCGAGGTTGTGAGGATAGTTTAGTGATCCACCAAATTCTGATTGTGGAACCCACAGCTAAAATCCAAGAACAAATAAAGTTATGTGCTGGGGACTCAGTGCGAATTGCTGGAAAATGGTATAAAAACGATACTGTTTTTCAAATTTCATATCTGAATGCTCAAGGTTGCGATTCGCTTAGAGAGTGGAATATCATTTTAATACCTACCATACCAATTCGACACGATACCTTATACTTCTGCAATGGAGATAGTATTCTTATTGAAGGACAATACCATATCGCTTCCAAGAAGATAGATCTGTACTATAATTCTTATAAAGGTTGCGATTCAACGGTCGTACTAAGCTTAATACAATATCCTGCTGATCCACCTTCGTTGGACCAACATTTGATTTGCTATGGGGATTCAATTCTAATAGCGGGCAATTATATTTCAAAAGACACCATTTTCGAAAAGAATTATAATGACCAATATGGTTGCGACTCAACCATACAACACTGGATTATCTTACTTCCTGAGATACCCGTTGTTGAAATATCAAACAGTATTTGTCCAGGAGATTCGATTTTTATAGATGGTAGTTTTTATTATGATTCTATTGTATTACGAAAGCATTTCTCATCGCAAATCACAGGTTGTGATTCTGTTGTAAACTATCGTATTAGCCTATTAACTGCACCTGAACCATTTTATACCAAAATAATAAGTTGTCCTGGAGACACCATCCGATTAGATGGTAAGGAATACATCTTTGATGCATCTTTAAGTCTTAGAAGATCATCTCCTTCAGGATGTGACAGTTTGTTTCATTATGAGATTCGCTTTCTTCCTGAACAGGATGCTGGTCTACCAGATGTTTTAGAGTTAGAAGAAGGACAATCTATTGTTCTTAAACCTTGGATAGCATCAAATATTCGCTCAATTCGATGGTATCCAACTCAGGGTTTGAGCTGTTCATCTTGTGGAGAACCTACGCTCACTGTTTCATCTGAATCCGTTTATTATTTAGAAACCATTGACGATGCTGGGTGTGTACACATAGATTCTGTTGTAATACTGCTTCGTAAAATAGAATCTCAGATCCATATTCCAAATGCCTTCAGTCCTAATGGTGATGGCGTAAATGATTATTGGATTCCAATAGGCTCACATAGCTCTGTTCAATTTCATAATATCGAAGTATACGATCGATGGGGCGGACAGATTTTTAACTGGTCACCAAATATTAAAGATGAATTACCTATCGGCTGGGATGGAAAATTTAAAGATCATCCCATGACCCCCGGAGTTTATGTATATCGCATTAGCTACTCTTCATTCTCAAATCCAATTGTAGAGATTAGTGGGGAATTGACATTAATTAGATAG